In Streptomyces sp. NBC_00414, a single window of DNA contains:
- a CDS encoding TetR/AcrR family transcriptional regulator: MATGHTDPQRRERIIAATLDLIAEEGIANVSHRKVARRAGVPLGSMTYHFSGMDELLREAFTRFADHIVAVFDAHLAAPADRDQAREAVTDLVHVLSEGSQRDLVLTQELYILAARRPVYRELTHEWMGRSRVHLEKHFDPDTARQLDALIEGLTLHRALDNEPHDRALTLEAITRITTKGT; the protein is encoded by the coding sequence ATGGCCACCGGACACACCGACCCGCAGCGCCGCGAACGCATCATCGCCGCGACCCTCGATCTCATCGCCGAGGAGGGGATCGCCAACGTCTCGCACCGGAAGGTCGCCAGGCGCGCCGGTGTCCCTCTGGGTTCGATGACGTACCACTTCAGCGGCATGGACGAGCTGCTCCGGGAGGCGTTCACCCGCTTCGCCGACCACATCGTCGCCGTCTTCGACGCCCACCTCGCGGCTCCGGCCGACCGTGACCAGGCCCGCGAGGCGGTGACGGATCTGGTCCACGTCCTGTCGGAGGGGAGCCAGCGCGACCTCGTACTCACCCAGGAGCTGTACATCCTCGCCGCTCGTCGGCCCGTCTACCGGGAACTCACCCACGAGTGGATGGGCCGCAGCCGCGTCCACCTGGAGAAGCACTTCGACCCGGACACGGCACGTCAACTCGACGCCCTCATCGAGGGGTTGACCCTCCACCGCGCTCTGGACAACGAACCCCACGACCGTGCCCTGACCCTTGAGGCGATCACTCGCATCACCACGAAGGGCACGTAG
- a CDS encoding extracellular solute-binding protein, whose translation MKFRFVAGVSVLVMTAGLSACSSSDDSDGSSGGSTTIDVWLMRDSVSAEFQKDFVKGFEAAHPDIDVKVQIQEWDGIGEKVTAALASSDAPDVIETGNTQVAQFAQSGGLLDLSDKVGELGGKDWLKGLAEPGAYEGKQYGIPYYAANRVVVYRTDLFEKAGVDPAAIKTRDQWITATKKLNTGGRQGIYLPGQNWYTLAGFVWDEGGDLATESGGKWKGSLDTPEAIRGMEFYKKLQALGRGPKDSDEANPPQADVMAKGKVAQVVSSPGGANTVVENNPGLKGRLGFFPIPGKTADTPGAVFTGGSDLVIPTASAKQDAAYTFIEELTGDSWQKKLAVAMSYVPNKTTLSDAVADDPGASAMAVGAAEGHATPNTPGWAAVEAKNPIKDYLTAVLTGGDARKEAAKASEAITTAMNSGT comes from the coding sequence GTGAAGTTCCGCTTCGTTGCCGGTGTGTCCGTACTCGTCATGACCGCCGGACTGAGTGCCTGCAGTTCCTCCGACGACTCCGACGGCAGTTCCGGCGGGAGTACCACCATCGACGTCTGGCTGATGCGCGACAGCGTCTCGGCCGAGTTCCAGAAGGACTTCGTCAAGGGCTTCGAGGCCGCGCACCCCGACATCGACGTCAAGGTGCAGATCCAGGAGTGGGACGGCATCGGCGAGAAGGTCACGGCGGCCCTCGCCAGCAGTGACGCGCCGGACGTCATCGAGACCGGCAACACCCAGGTCGCCCAGTTCGCGCAGAGCGGGGGCCTGCTCGACCTCAGCGACAAGGTCGGCGAACTCGGCGGGAAGGACTGGCTCAAGGGCCTCGCCGAGCCCGGCGCCTACGAGGGCAAGCAGTACGGCATCCCGTACTACGCCGCCAACCGCGTCGTCGTCTACCGCACCGACCTCTTCGAGAAAGCGGGCGTCGACCCGGCCGCGATCAAGACCCGTGACCAGTGGATCACCGCCACGAAGAAGCTCAACACCGGTGGTAGGCAGGGCATCTACCTGCCCGGCCAGAACTGGTACACCCTCGCGGGCTTCGTCTGGGACGAGGGCGGTGACCTCGCCACCGAGTCCGGCGGCAAGTGGAAGGGATCGCTGGACACCCCCGAGGCGATCCGCGGCATGGAGTTCTACAAGAAGCTCCAGGCGCTCGGCAGGGGCCCCAAGGACTCCGACGAGGCCAACCCTCCGCAGGCGGACGTCATGGCCAAGGGCAAGGTCGCCCAGGTCGTCTCGTCCCCGGGCGGCGCCAACACGGTCGTCGAGAACAACCCCGGCCTGAAGGGCAGGCTCGGCTTCTTCCCGATCCCCGGCAAGACCGCCGACACCCCCGGCGCCGTCTTCACCGGCGGCTCCGACCTCGTCATCCCCACGGCCTCCGCCAAGCAGGACGCGGCCTACACCTTCATCGAGGAACTCACCGGCGACAGCTGGCAGAAGAAGCTCGCCGTCGCCATGAGCTACGTACCGAACAAGACCACCCTGTCCGACGCGGTCGCCGACGACCCGGGCGCCTCGGCCATGGCGGTCGGTGCCGCCGAGGGCCATGCCACGCCCAACACACCCGGCTGGGCCGCCGTCGAGGCCAAGAACCCGATCAAGGACTACCTGACCGCCGTTCTCACCGGAGGCGACGCGCGCAAGGAAGCCGCCAAGGCGTCCGAGGCCATCACCACGGCGATGAACTCCGGCACCTGA
- a CDS encoding GntR family transcriptional regulator: MKEDAPGAVLKRERVRDFILDLVESRSPGDAIPSERSLCARLEVSRPTLRAAVDELVAAGLLVREHGRGMFVAPEKITQELVSGRQSMTAPQAAGAWSSRLLEFTTFPAGARVGRKLRMSPAAEIVYVARLRLVDGAPMAIEHLHIRADLVPTLSAEELEAGDLYEHLRKQHGVHVQEAVQAIEPTVVTRAEAELLDVPELSPALLFERLTSDTTGRPVEYVHSIYRGDRYRIVSRLTLDPSATEPPTGLGHHPGIPPGDFAHRETIASSTRGDIQAGS; this comes from the coding sequence ATGAAGGAAGACGCACCGGGTGCGGTACTGAAGCGGGAGCGGGTCCGCGACTTCATCCTCGACCTCGTCGAGTCGCGCAGCCCGGGTGACGCGATCCCCTCCGAGCGCTCCCTGTGCGCCCGCCTGGAGGTGTCCCGCCCGACCCTGCGCGCGGCGGTCGACGAACTCGTGGCCGCGGGACTCCTCGTACGGGAACACGGCCGAGGCATGTTCGTGGCCCCCGAGAAGATCACCCAGGAACTCGTCTCCGGCCGGCAGAGCATGACGGCACCCCAGGCCGCCGGGGCCTGGTCGAGCCGCCTGCTGGAGTTCACCACCTTCCCGGCCGGCGCACGCGTGGGCCGCAAACTGCGGATGTCACCCGCCGCCGAGATCGTGTACGTGGCACGGCTGCGCCTGGTCGACGGCGCCCCGATGGCCATCGAGCACCTGCACATCAGGGCCGACCTGGTCCCCACGCTGTCCGCCGAGGAACTGGAGGCGGGTGACCTCTACGAGCACCTGCGAAAGCAGCACGGCGTACACGTCCAGGAGGCCGTACAGGCGATCGAGCCGACCGTCGTCACCCGCGCCGAGGCCGAACTGCTCGACGTTCCCGAACTGTCCCCGGCGCTGCTCTTCGAACGGCTCACCTCGGACACCACGGGCCGCCCCGTCGAGTACGTCCACTCGATCTACCGCGGCGACCGCTACCGCATCGTCTCCCGCCTCACCCTCGACCCCTCGGCCACGGAACCCCCGACCGGACTCGGCCACCACCCCGGCATCCCCCCGGGCGACTTCGCCCACCGCGAGACGATCGCGTCGTCCACGCGGGGGGACATCCAGGCGGGGTCGTGA
- a CDS encoding TerD family protein, translating into MITLTKEDGPADLDGVTHLSIGVSWDPTVGSSGGLIGKLRQKTGTDLDLIAIAMQGSDPVRLAGLDSLDPLGNGSLVHTGDNQTGKGAGDDETVTVEFARVPTNITSIVFVAAAYKKSSSFQKARNISFKVYDASGGSTQQVADIWPSLLSNDNGCAVAKAIRVGGAWKLQVINETGKIKQGDEQALMRFAASK; encoded by the coding sequence ATGATCACGCTTACGAAGGAAGACGGCCCGGCGGATCTCGACGGAGTGACTCATCTGTCGATCGGGGTGTCCTGGGACCCCACCGTCGGCAGCAGCGGCGGACTGATCGGCAAGCTGCGTCAGAAGACGGGCACGGACCTCGACCTGATCGCCATCGCGATGCAGGGTTCGGACCCGGTGCGTCTGGCCGGTCTGGACTCTCTGGACCCGCTGGGCAACGGTTCGTTGGTGCACACCGGCGACAACCAGACCGGCAAGGGAGCCGGTGACGACGAGACGGTGACCGTCGAGTTCGCCCGTGTCCCGACGAACATCACCTCGATCGTCTTCGTCGCCGCCGCGTACAAGAAGAGCAGCTCCTTCCAGAAGGCGCGGAACATCAGCTTCAAGGTGTACGACGCGAGCGGGGGCAGTACACAGCAGGTCGCGGACATCTGGCCGAGCCTCCTCAGCAACGACAACGGCTGCGCCGTCGCCAAGGCGATCCGCGTCGGCGGGGCCTGGAAGCTGCAGGTCATCAACGAGACCGGAAAGATCAAGCAGGGCGACGAGCAGGCCCTGATGCGCTTCGCCGCCAGCAAGTAG
- a CDS encoding MFS transporter: protein MTVDVLRRPAAAERQARVAVAVLFFTNGALFANLLPRYPQIKADLGMGNAAYGLAVAAFPAGAIAAGLAAGVVVRRMGSGRAAVAGTLLTGAGILVAGLADSVVLFAAALFLAGAMDAITDVAQNAHGLRVQRRYGRSIINSFHAIWSIGAVVGGSMAAAAIALGLSRGQHLTISAVVFAVAACVALRFCLPGPETDTEPGAETGSAAESAAESGLDGRTGRQGKRPAVGRRTAYVLAALVLIATAGTLVEDAGSSWAALYLSDSLSASVELAASGYIALVGAQFVGRIIGDRLVDRFGQRTVARAGGLIVVAGMGLALAVPTVPGTILGFAAAGFGVATLVPAAMHEADELPGLKPGSGLAIVSWLMRLGFLLSPPVVGLVADAASLRVGLLVVPFAGLLVLLLAGVLKPGRR, encoded by the coding sequence ATGACTGTTGACGTACTGCGCCGACCCGCGGCGGCCGAACGGCAGGCTCGCGTAGCCGTCGCCGTGCTGTTCTTCACCAATGGAGCCCTGTTCGCCAACCTGCTGCCGAGGTATCCGCAGATCAAGGCGGATCTCGGCATGGGTAACGCCGCATACGGCCTGGCCGTCGCCGCGTTTCCGGCGGGGGCCATCGCGGCCGGTCTCGCCGCGGGAGTGGTCGTCCGGCGGATGGGCTCGGGGCGGGCGGCGGTGGCCGGAACCCTGCTGACCGGCGCGGGGATCCTCGTCGCGGGCCTGGCCGACTCGGTGGTGCTGTTCGCGGCGGCGTTGTTCCTGGCCGGAGCGATGGACGCGATCACCGATGTCGCGCAGAACGCCCACGGCCTGCGTGTGCAGCGACGCTACGGGCGTTCCATCATCAACTCCTTCCACGCGATCTGGTCCATCGGCGCCGTCGTCGGCGGATCCATGGCCGCCGCGGCGATCGCACTCGGTCTCTCGCGCGGGCAGCACCTGACGATCTCGGCGGTGGTGTTCGCGGTGGCCGCGTGCGTCGCGTTGCGGTTCTGCCTGCCGGGCCCCGAGACCGACACCGAGCCCGGAGCGGAAACCGGGTCGGCTGCGGAGTCGGCGGCCGAGTCCGGCCTCGACGGTCGCACGGGACGGCAGGGGAAGCGTCCGGCGGTGGGCCGGCGTACCGCGTACGTGCTGGCCGCGCTCGTGCTCATCGCCACGGCGGGCACGCTAGTCGAGGACGCGGGCAGTTCCTGGGCCGCTCTCTACCTCTCCGACTCGCTGTCCGCGTCGGTGGAGCTGGCCGCCTCCGGCTACATCGCCCTGGTCGGAGCCCAGTTCGTCGGCCGCATCATCGGCGACCGGCTCGTCGACCGGTTCGGCCAGCGCACGGTGGCCCGGGCCGGCGGCCTCATCGTCGTGGCCGGCATGGGCCTGGCGTTGGCCGTGCCCACGGTGCCCGGCACTATTCTCGGGTTCGCCGCGGCCGGGTTCGGTGTGGCGACGCTGGTCCCCGCCGCGATGCACGAAGCCGACGAGCTGCCCGGCCTCAAGCCCGGTTCGGGGCTGGCCATCGTCTCCTGGCTCATGCGCCTGGGCTTCCTGCTGTCCCCGCCGGTCGTCGGACTGGTGGCGGACGCGGCCAGTCTGCGGGTGGGCCTGCTGGTGGTGCCCTTCGCCGGACTGCTCGTGCTCCTGCTCGCCGGAGTGCTGAAGCCCGGGCGCAGGTAA
- a CDS encoding VOC family protein produces the protein MDVTIHASFLPHNDPDASLAFYRDALGFEVRDDVGHGGMRWITVGPAGRPGTCIVLEPPVTDPGVSDDERRAVAEMMAKGTYAGILLATPDLDATFERVRAAGSGEVVQEPAEQAYGVRDCAFLDPAGNMIRIQERR, from the coding sequence ATGGACGTCACCATTCACGCGAGCTTCCTCCCGCACAACGATCCGGACGCCTCCCTGGCCTTCTACCGGGACGCCCTCGGCTTCGAGGTCCGTGACGACGTCGGCCACGGCGGCATGCGCTGGATCACGGTCGGGCCCGCCGGCCGGCCCGGCACGTGCATCGTCCTGGAACCGCCGGTCACCGACCCCGGCGTTTCCGACGACGAGCGCCGCGCCGTCGCCGAGATGATGGCGAAGGGCACGTACGCGGGCATCCTCCTGGCCACCCCCGACCTCGACGCCACCTTCGAGCGAGTCCGGGCGGCGGGGAGCGGCGAGGTGGTCCAGGAGCCGGCCGAGCAGGCGTACGGCGTGCGGGACTGCGCCTTCCTCGATCCCGCGGGCAACATGATCCGCATCCAGGAACGACGCTGA
- a CDS encoding sugar O-acetyltransferase has protein sequence MSTDYFAQDPRTNLERMTAGDHYIADDPEIVRRYERAMRLAARYQAAYIEDTEAARPILAELLGALGPDVHVRPPLYVDYGSNITIGARTFVNYNLTALDVAAITIGEDCQIGPNVQLLTPTHPLEPEPRRDKLEAAQPITIGNNVWLGGGAIVLPGVSIGDNSVIGAGAVVTKDVPANVVAVGNPARPVRTL, from the coding sequence ATGTCGACGGACTACTTCGCCCAGGATCCCCGCACGAACCTCGAACGCATGACGGCGGGTGACCACTACATCGCCGACGACCCGGAGATCGTCCGCCGGTACGAGCGAGCCATGCGCCTGGCCGCCCGCTACCAGGCCGCCTACATCGAGGACACCGAGGCGGCCCGGCCGATCCTCGCCGAACTGCTCGGGGCGCTGGGCCCGGACGTACACGTACGGCCGCCGCTGTACGTCGACTACGGCAGCAACATCACGATCGGCGCGCGGACCTTCGTCAACTACAACCTGACCGCGCTGGACGTCGCCGCGATCACCATCGGCGAGGACTGCCAGATCGGCCCGAACGTCCAACTGCTCACCCCCACCCACCCCTTGGAGCCGGAGCCCCGGCGCGACAAGCTGGAAGCCGCCCAGCCGATCACCATCGGCAACAACGTGTGGCTCGGGGGAGGCGCCATCGTGCTGCCCGGTGTCAGTATCGGCGACAACTCCGTCATCGGCGCGGGCGCGGTGGTGACGAAGGACGTGCCCGCGAATGTCGTCGCCGTCGGCAACCCCGCCCGCCCGGTCCGTACCCTCTGA
- a CDS encoding excinuclease ABC subunit UvrA has product MSMAPNTDPQSPAPHAADSHDLIRVHGARENNLKDVSIEIPKRRLTVFTGVSGSGKSSLVFNTIAAESQRMINETYSAFVQGFMPTLARPEVDVLDGLTTVITVDQQRMGSDPRSTVGTATDANAMLRILFSRLGTPHIGPPSAYSFNTASVRASGAITVERGAKKTVKATFNRTGGMCTRCEGRGSVSDIDLTQLYDDSKSLSEGAFTIPGWKSDSQWTVQVYAQSGLVDPDKPIHEYTKKQLQDFLYGEPFKVKVNGVNLTYEGLIPKIQKSFLSKDKESMQPHIRAFVERAVAFATCPECEGTRLSEGARSSKIGKLSIADACAMEIRDLTEWVRGLDEPSVAPLLAALQQALDSFVEIGLGYLSLDRPAGTLSGGEAQRVKMIRHLGSSLTDITYVFDEPTIGLHPHDIQRMNDLLLRLRDKGNTVLVVEHKPQTIAIADHVVDLGPGAGTAGGTVCFEGTVEGLRASDTVTGRHLDDRATLKKTARKPTGSLEIRGATSHNLRGVDVDIPLGVLTVVTGVAGSGKSSLVHGSIHDDEGVVSIDQGAIRGSRRSNPATYTGLLDPIRKAFAKANGVKPALFSANSEGACPTCNGVGVIYTDLAMMAGVATPCEECEGKRFQAAVLEYHLGGRDISEVLAMSVTEAVEFFGEGEASTPAAHRILVRLADVGLGYLSLGQPLTTLSGGERQRLKLATHMADKGGVYVLDEPTTGLHLADVEQLLGLLDRLVDSGKSVIVVEHHQAVMAHADWIIDLGPGAGHDGGLIVFEGTPADLVAARSTLTGEHLAAYVGA; this is encoded by the coding sequence ATGAGCATGGCCCCGAACACGGACCCGCAGTCGCCCGCGCCGCACGCCGCCGACAGCCACGACCTGATCCGCGTGCACGGCGCGCGGGAGAACAATCTCAAAGACGTCAGCATCGAGATCCCCAAACGCCGCCTGACCGTGTTCACCGGTGTCTCCGGATCGGGCAAGAGCTCGCTCGTGTTCAACACGATCGCCGCCGAGTCGCAGCGGATGATCAACGAGACCTACAGCGCCTTCGTGCAGGGCTTCATGCCGACGCTCGCCCGCCCCGAGGTCGACGTCCTCGACGGGCTGACCACCGTGATCACCGTCGACCAGCAGCGGATGGGCTCCGACCCCCGCTCCACCGTGGGCACGGCCACCGACGCCAACGCGATGCTGCGCATCCTCTTCAGCCGCCTCGGGACGCCGCACATCGGCCCGCCCAGCGCGTACTCCTTCAACACCGCCTCGGTCCGGGCCAGCGGCGCGATCACCGTCGAACGCGGCGCCAAGAAGACGGTGAAGGCCACCTTCAACCGTACCGGCGGCATGTGTACGCGCTGCGAGGGCCGGGGCTCGGTCTCCGACATCGACCTCACCCAGCTCTACGACGACTCCAAGTCCCTCTCCGAGGGCGCGTTCACCATCCCCGGCTGGAAGTCGGACAGCCAGTGGACCGTGCAGGTCTACGCCCAGTCCGGCCTTGTCGACCCGGACAAGCCGATCCACGAGTACACCAAGAAGCAGCTTCAGGACTTCCTCTACGGGGAGCCGTTCAAGGTCAAGGTCAACGGCGTCAACCTCACGTACGAAGGACTGATCCCCAAGATCCAGAAGTCGTTCCTGTCCAAGGACAAGGAGTCGATGCAGCCGCACATCCGGGCGTTCGTGGAGCGCGCGGTCGCCTTCGCCACCTGCCCCGAGTGCGAGGGCACCCGGCTCAGCGAAGGGGCCCGCTCGTCGAAGATCGGCAAGCTCAGCATCGCCGACGCCTGCGCGATGGAGATCCGCGACCTGACCGAGTGGGTCCGCGGCCTCGACGAGCCGTCCGTGGCGCCGCTGCTCGCCGCGCTGCAGCAGGCCCTCGACTCGTTCGTGGAGATCGGTCTCGGCTATCTCTCGCTCGACAGGCCGGCGGGCACCCTGTCCGGCGGCGAGGCGCAGCGCGTCAAGATGATCCGCCACCTCGGCTCCTCGCTCACCGACATCACCTATGTCTTCGACGAGCCGACCATCGGCCTGCACCCCCATGACATCCAGCGGATGAACGACCTGCTGCTGCGGCTGCGGGACAAGGGCAACACGGTGCTCGTCGTGGAGCACAAGCCCCAGACCATCGCGATCGCCGACCACGTGGTCGACCTCGGCCCCGGAGCGGGCACGGCGGGCGGCACCGTCTGCTTCGAGGGCACCGTCGAAGGGCTGCGCGCCAGTGACACCGTCACCGGCCGCCACCTCGACGACCGGGCCACCCTCAAGAAGACGGCACGCAAGCCCACCGGCTCGCTGGAGATCCGCGGCGCGACGTCGCACAACCTGCGGGGCGTCGACGTCGACATCCCCCTCGGGGTGCTCACCGTCGTCACCGGTGTCGCCGGCTCCGGAAAGAGCTCGCTCGTGCACGGATCGATCCACGACGACGAGGGCGTGGTGTCGATCGACCAGGGCGCGATCCGCGGCTCCAGGCGGAGCAACCCGGCGACCTACACCGGGCTCCTGGACCCGATCCGCAAGGCGTTCGCCAAGGCCAACGGCGTGAAGCCGGCACTGTTCAGCGCCAACTCCGAGGGTGCCTGCCCCACCTGCAACGGCGTGGGCGTCATCTACACCGACCTGGCGATGATGGCCGGTGTCGCCACCCCCTGCGAGGAGTGCGAGGGCAAGCGGTTCCAGGCGGCGGTCCTGGAGTACCACCTCGGCGGCCGTGACATCAGCGAGGTGCTCGCGATGTCGGTGACCGAGGCCGTGGAGTTCTTCGGCGAGGGCGAGGCGAGCACACCGGCCGCGCACCGCATCCTCGTCCGGCTCGCCGACGTCGGCCTCGGCTACCTCAGCCTCGGCCAGCCGCTCACCACGCTCTCCGGCGGTGAGCGCCAGCGGCTCAAGCTGGCCACCCACATGGCCGACAAGGGCGGCGTGTACGTCCTCGACGAGCCGACCACCGGCCTGCACCTCGCCGACGTCGAGCAGCTGCTCGGCCTGCTCGACCGGCTCGTGGACTCCGGCAAGTCGGTCATCGTCGTCGAGCACCACCAGGCCGTCATGGCACACGCCGACTGGATCATCGACCTCGGTCCCGGCGCCGGCCACGACGGCGGCCTGATCGTTTTCGAAGGCACCCCCGCGGACCTGGTCGCCGCCCGCTCCACCCTCACCGGCGAACACCTCGCGGCCTACGTCGGCGCCTGA
- a CDS encoding DUF262 domain-containing protein produces the protein MGAEEIRSQGFSLKELFRDVSYEIDYYQRDYTWGEDEVRTLLRDLCDTFRSWSNNPAILRRPANAPQYFLGPFVYYEQSRGRRCLVDGQQRFVTLHLMFLQIRARARELRHDRAVDRLNRAITTDGRRFSVAISDHEPVLRAISDGHTFEADLGDSLSRRNLWARSQQIEAQLAEEIDGDKLHLFTEWLLDRVALVGIRAANQDHGYRMFETMNDRGARLTAVDLLKSHLLSHVGSNEDRLNTQWQEMLRELTTDREDPGAAGRFIKAALLARHARPGRDEDRRQINSNLNMWVRQNATHLGLVSEHPEHFLRFVQDLLETARLYRPFLAASRELKKDGDRLETVLFNERNGLGEQAVAVLAAIGPEDTPSEAKDKGRLVANYIDRWYALRVLQDLSVQSADLTDLVHDTLVPALRECRTSADVASTLSGFALRDGVSVPEAATFGLRGNNAHQTRYLLARATAYVEEACQRPHDVLDYLDRTRFHIEHLWANHHSRVEKEIPDPVVFRSHRNQLGGLGLLMGRENPSINDMPLQEKAPLYARSSILLGIISPGYDRRNPLLREFIKTHQLDKLLRSFGPREPMTSVVRTRQELYLRLFSLIWNPEGLGFPLPEQPEPQVPEASVARRRPDSVRRATGTRRRRTDVAKMLDAQVLEPGTAIVLTYRSVDHWATIDEDGGIVLKATGGTPYGRVDEAGAVARGTKTCQGMNEWRVEDAEGVRISLRTLRDRAVAAGLL, from the coding sequence ATGGGCGCGGAGGAGATCAGGTCGCAGGGATTCAGCCTCAAGGAGCTGTTCCGCGATGTCTCCTACGAGATCGACTACTACCAGCGCGACTACACCTGGGGCGAGGACGAGGTAAGAACCCTGCTCAGGGACTTGTGCGACACATTCCGGAGCTGGTCCAACAACCCGGCGATTCTCCGCCGTCCCGCGAACGCCCCTCAGTACTTCCTCGGCCCGTTCGTCTACTACGAGCAGTCCCGCGGCCGGCGTTGCCTGGTCGACGGCCAGCAGAGGTTCGTCACACTGCACCTGATGTTCCTGCAGATACGAGCCAGGGCTCGGGAGCTGCGGCACGACCGTGCGGTCGACCGTCTGAACCGGGCGATCACCACCGACGGCCGGCGTTTCTCGGTGGCCATCAGCGATCACGAGCCGGTACTCCGCGCGATCAGTGACGGCCACACCTTCGAGGCGGACCTGGGCGACTCGCTCTCGCGCCGCAATCTGTGGGCGCGCAGCCAGCAGATAGAGGCCCAACTCGCCGAAGAGATCGACGGGGACAAGCTCCACCTGTTCACCGAGTGGCTGCTGGACCGGGTGGCACTGGTCGGCATCCGGGCCGCGAACCAGGACCACGGCTACCGGATGTTCGAGACGATGAACGACCGGGGTGCCCGCCTCACCGCCGTCGATCTGCTCAAGAGCCATCTGCTCTCCCACGTCGGATCGAACGAGGACCGGCTCAACACCCAGTGGCAGGAGATGCTCAGAGAGCTGACCACGGACCGCGAGGACCCAGGAGCGGCGGGACGCTTCATCAAGGCCGCTCTCCTGGCCCGTCACGCACGCCCCGGCCGCGACGAGGACCGTCGGCAGATCAATTCCAACCTCAACATGTGGGTCCGCCAGAACGCCACGCATCTGGGACTCGTCTCGGAACACCCGGAGCACTTCCTCCGCTTCGTGCAGGATCTTTTGGAGACGGCACGGCTCTACCGGCCCTTCCTCGCGGCGAGCCGCGAACTCAAGAAGGACGGCGACCGGTTGGAGACCGTCCTGTTCAACGAGCGCAACGGACTCGGCGAACAGGCGGTGGCCGTCCTCGCCGCCATCGGCCCCGAAGACACGCCGTCCGAGGCCAAGGACAAAGGTCGGCTGGTGGCCAACTACATCGACCGCTGGTACGCCCTGCGCGTGCTCCAGGACCTGTCGGTGCAGTCGGCCGACCTCACCGACCTCGTCCATGACACGCTCGTACCGGCGCTGCGGGAGTGCCGCACTTCGGCCGACGTCGCCTCCACGCTGAGCGGGTTCGCTCTGCGCGACGGCGTCTCCGTCCCCGAGGCCGCCACCTTCGGACTACGCGGGAACAACGCGCATCAGACGAGGTACCTGCTGGCCAGGGCCACCGCGTACGTCGAGGAGGCCTGTCAGCGGCCCCACGACGTGCTCGACTATCTGGACCGAACGCGGTTCCACATCGAGCATCTGTGGGCCAACCACCACAGCCGCGTCGAGAAGGAGATCCCCGACCCTGTCGTCTTCCGGAGCCACCGGAACCAGCTCGGCGGACTCGGCCTGCTGATGGGCAGGGAGAACCCAAGCATCAACGACATGCCGCTGCAGGAGAAAGCCCCGTTGTACGCGCGCAGCAGCATCCTGCTCGGAATCATCTCTCCTGGATACGACCGCCGGAATCCGCTGCTGCGGGAATTCATCAAGACGCATCAACTGGACAAGCTCCTAAGGTCGTTCGGGCCCCGGGAGCCGATGACGTCCGTCGTCCGGACCCGTCAGGAGCTGTACCTCCGACTGTTCTCGCTCATCTGGAACCCCGAAGGGCTCGGATTTCCCCTGCCCGAGCAACCCGAACCGCAGGTCCCGGAGGCATCTGTCGCGCGGCGCCGCCCGGATTCCGTTCGGCGTGCGACGGGGACGCGACGCCGTCGCACCGACGTGGCGAAGATGCTAGACGCTCAAGTCCTCGAACCAGGTACGGCGATCGTGCTCACCTATCGGTCCGTCGATCATTGGGCGACCATCGACGAGGACGGGGGCATCGTGCTCAAAGCGACCGGCGGAACGCCCTACGGCCGAGTGGACGAGGCCGGTGCCGTGGCGCGCGGCACCAAGACTTGTCAGGGCATGAACGAGTGGCGGGTCGAGGACGCTGAGGGCGTGCGCATCTCCCTGCGCACCCTGCGGGACCGCGCGGTGGCGGCCGGCCTCCTGTAG